The DNA region CGGTGACCCGGGGATGCTCGATCCGAGGCTGACCAGCGGAAGACCCAACGCACGCAGCGCCAGGGTGTGGTCCTCCGTTAACGGCATGGACAGTGACAAGATTCCATCAACGCGTCCGGAGAGCGGCATTCGCCCGAAGAAGGCATCGCGTGCGTCCGGACTGCCGAGGTGGTAGAGCAGAACGTCGTACCCGTGTGCGCGCAACTGGTCGATGGCGCTGGCTGTCGCGACGCTGAAGAACCAGCGGGTGATGAAGGGCACGATGACGCCGACAGTGCGTCGTCCCGCGGCTTCCAGCGTCGTCACGTACGAGAGTTCGCGGGCGGCATCCAGCACCCGCTGTCGAGTGTCACCGGAGACCTTCGACACGCCGCGGAGCGAGCGTGACGCGGTGGCCGCAGACACACCGGCGAGAGTCGCGACGTCGGCCAGGGTGGCACGGCGACTCGGCACTCTGGCTCGTAGGTCATCCCCCACGGGGCTCAGGGTAGTGCGCTGAGGGATTTCAGGCATACTGGCGGAGCGCTCGCCGGTCGCCGCCTGGCACGGTCAGCACGCCGAGTTCGCGAGTTCGTGACCGACGATGGCGGAACGCCGCGGCGAATCGACGTGGCGGCATCGGTCGTGCCTGAGGACTGTGGGCATGGATCGAGGCCTCCTCGGAGCTGCTCGATGACACAGACCTGGACCCGACTGACATCGTCGCCGCCTTGGACGCGACTGAGCACTGATCGGCATCGACTCCCCTGCTCGACCCACGATCACACGCCACGATCAGGGGAGACGACGGGCCTATCGAAGGCGCTGCCAAGGTCGCCGTCGCAAGTTCGGTGCGAGGCCGCGCACAACGTCGGCAACAGCAACGGTGGGCTGCCCAAGACCAGGCTGCCGCTCGAACCGCCAGCGCCTCGTCATCGGTCGATGCCGCCTCGCCCGCTCGCCCGGCCACCCCTGCTCAGCCAGCCGCCCCCGGTCGACGTGAGCGTGCAGTTCGCGCAGCTGGCCCGGCTCGGTGAGCTGCCGCAGCAGGGCGTGCTCACCCACGCCGAGTTCGATGAGCAGGAGGCATGCCTGCTCGGCCGATGACGACCACGAACTGAGATCGCGGCCGGCCAGCCAGGGGGCTCGAGCAGCGCGGAAGGTGTGGGGTCGTGCAGCCGTTCGAGGTGCGACTGGCTAGCATCACGAGGGTGACCACCCTTGTGCTCACCGTCGTCGGTGAGGATCGCGTTGGCCTGGTGAAGACGCTTGCTGACGTCGTGTCCAGCCACGGTGGCAACTGGGAGCGCAGCCATTTGGCGGAGCTGGCCGGGACCTTCGCGGGCGTCGTCGTGGTGACGGTCCCGGACCGTCGAGCCGACGAGTTGACCGCTGCCCTGACCCCACTCGATGGACTGCTGGACATCTCGGTACGCTCCGCCGGCTCGGATTCGGCTCAGCAGCCGGCGTCGGCGCCGTCGCGACAGGTGCGGCTCGAACTGCTCGGCAATGATCGGCCCGGCATCGTCGCGGCCGTCTCCGGCATCCTCGCCGAGCACGGCCTCGGGGTCGCCGACCTGCAGACCTCGACCAGGGAGGCGCCGATGGCCGGTGGTCTGCTGTTCGAGGCCACCGCGGTCGTCACCGTGGCCAATGACGTCTCGTTGGACGGGGTACGCGAGGCACTGGAAGAGCTAGCCACCGAGATCCTGGTCGACCTGTCGGTCGTCGAGCTCGACTGAGGGCCGACCGGTGGAGCCCGAGCTGAACGTGTTGGGTGGCCCACTGGAGCTGTGCGGCATCGACCCGGTCACCGGTTTCTATCGCGATGGCCATTGCACCTGCGGTCCCGCCGAGGCACGGCATCTGATCTGCGTCGTCGTCACCACCGATTTCTTGGCCCACCAGCGCTCCGTCGGCAACGACTTGAGCAGTGCGATGCCTGCGTACGGCTTTCCGGGGCTGCAGCCCGGGGAGCGTTGGTGCGTGATGCTGGAGCGCTGGCTGCAGTCCTACAGCGCCGGGCGCGCGGCGCCGGTGGTGCTCGCCGCGACCAATCGGCGGGTTCTGGAGGTGGTGCCGCTGGAGATCCTGCAGCAGTTCGCCGTCGATGTGCCCGACGATCTCAGCTCGCTGGGCTGACCTCCTGCCCGCTCGCCCTCGGCCCTTCCACCCTGCTCTCGCCCTCCGCGCGCCCATCCACAGGGTTCTGTCGAGCTACCGACACGTGGTGAGGCAAGCTCGATAAAAGTTCGGCCCTTCAGCGGGTACGCAGTGTCGCGAGCACATTGGCGATCACCACGATCGCGATTCCGAGCCACTCGTGGACCGACAGCAGTTGGCCCAGCACGACCACTCCGGCGAGGGCCGCGATCACGGGGTGCACGCTCGTGAAAACGGCGAAGAAGCGCTTGGGCACGTAGCGCAGGGCGGTCAGATCGGCCGCGTACGGGATGGCTGACGACAACACGCCGGCCGTGGCCGCCAGCAGCAGCGGCTGGCCCCAGAGCCGACCGTCGACGGCCAGCCAGACCAGTATCGGTATCGCCATGGTGGCCGAGATCAGGCTGCCGACCGCCGGCGCCTGTAGCCCGCTCAACCGACGGCCGGCCAGGGAGTTCGTGAGAATGTAGGCGGCCCACCCGGCGCCGCCGAGCAGACCGAGACCGATCCCGATCAGGTCGCTGGCCGGGCCCGGCAGGATCAAGACGTAGACCCCGATGCCGGCCAGCGCGGCGAGACCGATCTCTCGAACACCGCGGGAGCTCAGCAAGGCGATCGTCAACGGACCGAGGAACTCCAAGGTCACCGCGAGGCCGAGCCCGATCCGGTCGATCGCGGAGTAGACGGCGAGGTTCATGGTGAGGAACACCCCACCCAGCACCAGGCACGGCCACCACTGCTGCCAGCCGAGTCGGTGCAGCTTGGGCCGGGCGGCCGGCAGCAGAACGGCCGCTGCGACGACTTGGCGTACGGCGACGACACCGATCGGTCCCATGGCAGGGAAGGCGTGGGCGCCGATGGCGGCACCGGTCTGCGCACTGGTTGCGCTGGTCAGGATCGCAAGGATCCCGCGGAGCTTGGCGCCGGGACGGTCCGGGCCGCTGCTC from Microlunatus phosphovorus NM-1 includes:
- a CDS encoding glycine cleavage system protein R, which produces MTTLVLTVVGEDRVGLVKTLADVVSSHGGNWERSHLAELAGTFAGVVVVTVPDRRADELTAALTPLDGLLDISVRSAGSDSAQQPASAPSRQVRLELLGNDRPGIVAAVSGILAEHGLGVADLQTSTREAPMAGGLLFEATAVVTVANDVSLDGVREALEELATEILVDLSVVELD
- a CDS encoding DUF2237 family protein; its protein translation is MEPELNVLGGPLELCGIDPVTGFYRDGHCTCGPAEARHLICVVVTTDFLAHQRSVGNDLSSAMPAYGFPGLQPGERWCVMLERWLQSYSAGRAAPVVLAATNRRVLEVVPLEILQQFAVDVPDDLSSLG
- a CDS encoding EamA family transporter, with translation MSSTSPDLEVASDNRTKEATATTSRPSSGPDRPGAKLRGILAILTSATSAQTGAAIGAHAFPAMGPIGVVAVRQVVAAAVLLPAARPKLHRLGWQQWWPCLVLGGVFLTMNLAVYSAIDRIGLGLAVTLEFLGPLTIALLSSRGVREIGLAALAGIGVYVLILPGPASDLIGIGLGLLGGAGWAAYILTNSLAGRRLSGLQAPAVGSLISATMAIPILVWLAVDGRLWGQPLLLAATAGVLSSAIPYAADLTALRYVPKRFFAVFTSVHPVIAALAGVVVLGQLLSVHEWLGIAIVVIANVLATLRTR